A genomic region of Lysinibacillus sp. 2017 contains the following coding sequences:
- a CDS encoding C45 family peptidase, protein MKKVTSEVIQFRGSHYAFGLKQAEALMGSALFQNREALYLRLKRKFVVDVPQVKALLTNYAPSIIEEIQGLADGLQLTEQQAYLHFGGYYAAYPKSGCSIVTGQDYMIRNYDNDPFSYDGRYVFYAPTDEGYATMGPTMQVTGRMDGMNEKGLVMGYNFVNTKNSEDGFVCNMIGRIVLESCANVSEAVSLLKELPHKHSFNYVLLDSSREALAVEASPRRVEIRSAAACTNHFHILKEENRYRMEDSKAREDVIMTAQSHTLGLKEAFQLMNSSDNGVFATKYGAWDGTLHTAGYLPEQLKSLFVLGGDALPLVIDFNNWLQGTDFTFTKIKGRLAANSGFANEISM, encoded by the coding sequence ATGAAAAAAGTTACAAGTGAAGTAATACAATTTCGTGGGTCGCATTATGCATTTGGGTTAAAACAAGCTGAAGCGCTGATGGGATCCGCATTATTCCAAAACCGAGAGGCTCTCTATCTACGCCTTAAGAGAAAGTTTGTTGTTGATGTACCACAAGTGAAAGCCTTATTAACCAACTACGCACCAAGTATTATTGAAGAAATTCAAGGTTTGGCAGATGGGTTACAGTTAACTGAACAGCAGGCGTACCTTCATTTTGGAGGCTATTATGCTGCCTATCCAAAGAGCGGTTGCTCAATTGTAACGGGCCAAGATTATATGATTAGAAATTATGATAATGATCCATTTAGCTACGACGGTCGTTATGTGTTCTATGCCCCTACCGATGAAGGCTATGCAACAATGGGGCCAACCATGCAAGTAACGGGCCGAATGGATGGCATGAACGAAAAGGGTCTCGTCATGGGCTATAATTTCGTCAATACAAAAAACAGTGAAGACGGCTTTGTATGCAATATGATCGGTCGCATCGTTTTAGAAAGTTGTGCCAATGTTTCTGAAGCAGTTTCCTTATTGAAGGAACTTCCGCATAAACATTCGTTCAACTATGTATTACTTGATTCATCTCGTGAAGCCCTTGCAGTCGAAGCCTCTCCACGCCGTGTGGAAATAAGATCTGCAGCTGCTTGTACGAACCATTTTCATATTTTAAAAGAAGAAAATCGTTACCGCATGGAGGATTCGAAAGCGCGTGAAGACGTTATTATGACCGCGCAATCCCACACACTTGGCCTTAAAGAAGCCTTTCAATTAATGAACAGCTCCGATAACGGCGTATTTGCTACAAAATACGGTGCATGGGATGGCACGCTTCATACAGCTGGTTACTTACCTGAGCAGCTAAAATCACTATTTGTACTTGGCGGGGATGCCCTTCCATTGGTCATTGATTTTAATAATTGGCTACAAGGAACGGACTTCACCTTCACAAAAATAAAAGGACGTCTCGCTGCGAACAGCGGCTTCGCAAATGAAATATCTATGTAA
- the rpsI gene encoding 30S ribosomal protein S9 gives MAQVQYIGTGRRKSSTARVRLVPGEGNIVINNREIGDYLPYETLHLIINQPLVATETKGSYDVHVNVNGGGFTGQAGAIRHGIARALLQVDPDFRAALKAAGLLTRDSRMKERKKPGLRGARRAPQFSKR, from the coding sequence TTGGCACAAGTACAATACATCGGCACAGGTCGCCGTAAAAGCTCAACTGCCCGCGTACGTTTAGTACCAGGCGAAGGTAACATTGTAATCAACAACCGTGAAATCGGTGATTACTTACCATACGAAACTTTACACTTAATCATCAACCAACCATTAGTAGCTACTGAAACAAAAGGCTCTTATGATGTTCACGTTAACGTAAACGGTGGTGGATTCACAGGTCAAGCTGGCGCAATCCGTCATGGTATCGCTCGTGCATTATTACAAGTTGATCCAGACTTCCGTGCTGCTTTAAAAGCTGCAGGTCTATTAACTCGTGATTCTCGCATGAAAGAACGTAAAAAACCAGGTTTACGCGGCGCTCGTCGTGCACCTCAGTTCTCAAAACGTTAA
- the rplM gene encoding 50S ribosomal protein L13: MRTTFMAKGHEVERKWLVVDAEGQTLGRLASEVAAILRGKNKPTFTPNVDTGDHVIIINAEKIELTGNKLQKKLYRHHTQFSGGLKTRTAATMKEKYPTQMLELAIKGMLPKNSLGRQMFTKLNVYAGAEHPHAAQKPEAYELRG; encoded by the coding sequence ATGCGTACAACTTTCATGGCTAAAGGTCACGAAGTAGAGCGTAAATGGTTAGTAGTAGACGCAGAAGGCCAAACTTTAGGTCGTTTAGCTTCTGAAGTAGCTGCTATCTTACGCGGTAAAAATAAACCAACATTCACACCGAACGTTGACACTGGTGATCATGTGATCATCATTAATGCAGAAAAGATCGAGTTAACAGGTAATAAATTACAAAAGAAATTATACCGTCACCATACTCAATTCTCTGGTGGTTTAAAAACTCGTACTGCTGCAACAATGAAAGAAAAATACCCGACTCAAATGCTTGAATTAGCAATTAAAGGGATGCTTCCAAAGAACTCTTTAGGTCGTCAAATGTTCACTAAACTGAACGTTTATGCTGGCGCTGAACATCCACACGCTGCACAAAAACCAGAAGCTTACGAGCTACGCGGTTAA
- the truA gene encoding tRNA pseudouridine(38-40) synthase TruA has protein sequence MTRLKATISYDGTLFAGYQVQPGERTVQLEIEKVLETMHKGAHVKITASGRTDARVHATGQSIHFDTPLAIPADRYMKALNVQLPRDIRVLHVEEVADDFHARFNVTGKRYRYIWDCSAVQSPFRRHYAVETNGLKPNVEAMEKAAEAIIGTHDFSCFCAANTSVVDKIRTVHELQLEWHGEELHMAIAGTGFLYNMVRIIAGTLWEVGTGKREASSLAATIISKDRGQAGKTASAHGLYLEKVFY, from the coding sequence ATGACAAGATTAAAAGCGACGATTAGTTATGATGGTACGCTGTTTGCTGGTTATCAGGTACAGCCTGGTGAGCGTACGGTCCAACTTGAAATTGAAAAAGTGCTTGAAACCATGCATAAGGGTGCCCACGTGAAAATTACAGCGAGTGGTCGTACCGACGCGCGTGTCCATGCCACAGGGCAATCGATTCATTTTGATACGCCGCTCGCGATTCCTGCTGACAGATATATGAAGGCATTGAATGTACAGCTTCCACGTGATATTCGCGTGTTACATGTTGAGGAAGTGGCGGATGATTTTCACGCACGTTTTAATGTGACGGGGAAACGCTATCGTTATATTTGGGATTGTAGCGCAGTACAAAGCCCGTTTCGACGTCATTATGCAGTGGAAACGAATGGTTTGAAACCAAATGTTGAAGCGATGGAGAAAGCGGCTGAAGCGATTATTGGAACACATGACTTTAGTTGTTTTTGCGCGGCAAATACGAGTGTTGTTGATAAGATACGCACCGTGCATGAGTTACAACTTGAGTGGCACGGTGAAGAGCTACATATGGCCATTGCAGGAACGGGCTTCCTATATAATATGGTACGTATTATTGCAGGTACACTTTGGGAAGTTGGAACAGGGAAGCGTGAAGCATCTTCATTAGCTGCGACAATCATTTCTAAAGACCGCGGACAAGCGGGGAAAACAGCATCGGCACATGGGCTATATTTAGAAAAAGTATTTTATTAA
- a CDS encoding energy-coupling factor transporter transmembrane protein EcfT, which produces MMEKMIFGRFIPGNSFVHKLDPRSKLLFVFTFIVIVFLANNITTYAVLLVFTLLIIMLSRIRLYFLINGLKPVIFLMAFTLILHLLMTKEGAVLLDLGFMKIYEEGLRQGIFISVRFLVLVFMTSILTLTTSSISITDGLETLLNPFKKLKLPVHELALMMSIALRFIPTLMDETDKIMKAQMARGSDLSAGPLKDRLKAVVPLLVPLFISAFKRAEDLATAMEVRGYRGGEGRTRYRQLNWTMKDTLSLFILVLIAGVLWMLRS; this is translated from the coding sequence ATGATGGAGAAAATGATTTTCGGTCGCTTCATCCCTGGTAATTCGTTCGTTCATAAATTAGATCCACGTTCGAAGTTATTATTCGTTTTTACGTTTATTGTCATTGTCTTTTTAGCGAATAATATCACGACCTATGCGGTACTATTAGTATTCACATTACTTATTATTATGCTATCTCGCATCCGTTTATATTTTTTAATCAATGGATTAAAGCCAGTTATTTTCTTAATGGCGTTTACACTCATTCTGCATTTGTTGATGACAAAAGAAGGCGCAGTTCTTTTAGATCTTGGTTTTATGAAAATTTATGAAGAAGGTTTGCGACAAGGTATTTTCATTTCCGTACGTTTTTTAGTGCTCGTATTTATGACATCGATTTTAACATTAACAACGTCTTCGATTTCGATTACGGATGGGTTAGAAACATTATTAAATCCATTTAAAAAATTAAAACTCCCTGTACATGAATTGGCATTAATGATGTCGATTGCACTTCGTTTTATTCCAACGTTAATGGACGAAACGGATAAAATTATGAAAGCACAAATGGCACGTGGCTCGGATTTGAGTGCAGGTCCATTGAAAGATCGCTTAAAGGCGGTAGTCCCGCTTTTAGTCCCGCTATTTATTAGCGCATTTAAACGTGCTGAGGATTTAGCAACAGCGATGGAAGTACGTGGTTACCGTGGTGGTGAGGGGCGTACGAGATATCGTCAGCTGAATTGGACAATGAAAGACACACTAAGCTTATTCATTTTAGTACTTATTGCGGGTGTACTGTGGATGTTACGTAGTTAA
- a CDS encoding energy-coupling factor ABC transporter ATP-binding protein, whose translation MDIQLQQVSYAYSKGTPFEKYALHDVDLSVKSGTYQAIIGHTGSGKSTILQHFNGLLKPTSGTVKIGDRMIVANKKAKELKPIRQKVGIVFQFPEHQLFEETVLKDIMFGPMNFGVSEELAEKRARELITLVGLPDSVLEKSPFDLSGGQMRRVAIAGVLAMEPEVIVLDEPTAGLDPRGQKEIMDLFYDLHQKRGLTTILVTHSMEDAARYADKIAIMHEGRCVLTGEPRELFTDIETLSNYRLEPPRIVRFQQKIEKMMNKKLSKICLTEEELAIELGQAIREGREDQ comes from the coding sequence ATGGACATCCAACTTCAACAAGTAAGTTATGCTTACTCAAAAGGGACACCATTTGAAAAATACGCACTACATGATGTAGATTTATCGGTAAAGAGTGGTACATACCAAGCAATTATTGGTCATACGGGATCAGGTAAATCGACGATATTACAACATTTCAACGGACTTTTAAAACCTACAAGCGGTACTGTGAAAATTGGTGACCGAATGATTGTAGCAAATAAAAAGGCAAAAGAGTTAAAGCCTATCCGTCAAAAGGTTGGCATAGTATTTCAGTTTCCTGAGCATCAGCTGTTTGAAGAAACGGTGTTAAAGGATATTATGTTTGGTCCGATGAACTTTGGAGTTTCGGAAGAATTAGCAGAAAAACGTGCGCGTGAACTGATTACACTTGTTGGGTTACCTGACAGTGTATTAGAAAAGTCACCGTTTGATTTATCAGGTGGACAAATGCGTCGTGTTGCGATTGCAGGTGTACTCGCAATGGAGCCAGAAGTTATCGTACTAGATGAACCAACGGCTGGACTAGATCCGCGAGGGCAAAAGGAAATTATGGACTTGTTTTATGATTTACATCAAAAACGAGGACTAACAACCATTCTAGTCACGCATAGTATGGAAGATGCAGCACGTTATGCGGATAAAATAGCCATTATGCATGAGGGCCGTTGTGTATTAACAGGAGAGCCACGCGAATTGTTTACAGATATAGAGACATTGTCAAACTATCGTTTAGAGCCTCCGCGCATCGTACGCTTCCAACAAAAAATCGAAAAAATGATGAATAAAAAGCTATCCAAAATTTGCTTAACTGAAGAAGAGCTGGCAATCGAACTGGGTCAAGCTATCCGAGAGGGGCGTGAAGACCAATGA
- a CDS encoding energy-coupling factor ABC transporter ATP-binding protein: MTEILSFNDVTFSYTPDEPTAYKAVQNVTFSINKGEWIAIVGHNGSGKSTMAKLMSGLLFPEQGEVRIKRDVLTEENLWEIRSQIGMVFQNPDNQFVGATVQDDVAFSLENNGVPYEEMVKRVQEALRQVKMESFLNHEPHHLSGGQKQRVAIAGALAMHPQILILDEATSMLDPQGRDEVLKIVQALREQIGLTVLSITHDLEEALLADRVIFMNDGKKYAEGTPSEIFALGDQLTEFGLDLPFAMKMTRLLQAQGVQLVGQHMTEEELVNDLWTSNFNK, translated from the coding sequence GACTGAAATTTTATCATTTAATGATGTAACTTTTTCATATACACCAGACGAACCAACAGCATATAAAGCAGTGCAAAATGTGACATTCTCGATTAATAAAGGAGAATGGATTGCAATTGTTGGTCATAATGGTTCTGGAAAATCAACAATGGCGAAATTGATGAGCGGTTTATTATTCCCAGAGCAAGGTGAAGTACGTATAAAGCGAGATGTACTAACAGAAGAGAATTTATGGGAAATTCGCTCACAAATAGGAATGGTATTTCAAAATCCAGATAATCAATTTGTAGGGGCTACTGTGCAAGACGATGTTGCATTTTCATTGGAAAACAACGGTGTTCCATATGAAGAAATGGTAAAGCGTGTGCAAGAGGCATTACGACAAGTGAAGATGGAAAGCTTCTTAAATCATGAACCACACCATTTATCAGGTGGACAAAAGCAACGAGTAGCGATTGCTGGCGCTTTAGCGATGCACCCTCAAATTTTAATATTAGATGAAGCGACTTCGATGCTTGATCCACAAGGGCGAGACGAAGTACTTAAGATTGTACAGGCACTACGTGAACAAATCGGCTTAACGGTTTTATCAATTACGCATGATTTAGAAGAAGCACTTTTAGCAGACCGTGTAATTTTTATGAATGATGGGAAGAAGTATGCAGAAGGGACACCATCAGAAATTTTCGCGTTAGGGGACCAGTTAACCGAATTTGGTTTAGATCTACCTTTTGCTATGAAAATGACACGACTCTTACAAGCGCAAGGTGTTCAGCTGGTAGGCCAACATATGACAGAAGAAGAGCTGGTGAATGATTTATGGACATCCAACTTCAACAAGTAA